In Pontiella desulfatans, one DNA window encodes the following:
- a CDS encoding SDR family oxidoreductase has translation MKVLFIGGTGNISTETSRLAVKKGMDLYLLNRGTRKIDIPGAKSLVCDISDPEQTATALAGQEWDCVVNWIGFLPSEVERDIALFKGKTKQYIYISSASAYQKPPKTPFITEETPLENPFWDYSRNKAACEKLLTDEADFPVTIVRPSLTYDTVIPVALGSWTDYTIIDRMKQGKPVIVHGDGTSLWTITHSKDFAKGFVGLIGNEAAIGEAFHITSDELLTWDQIYQAVAAAAGVEANIVHVASDFIATVAVSQGHDWLVGNFLGDKSVSAIFDNSKIKKFVPEFEATIPFAEGIKETVKWFEAEPERMVISDFNNGLIDSILAAYQVGLDAIK, from the coding sequence ATGAAGGTATTGTTTATCGGTGGAACCGGAAATATCAGCACGGAGACCAGCCGGCTGGCGGTTAAAAAAGGAATGGATCTGTATCTGCTGAATCGCGGAACCCGCAAAATCGATATTCCGGGTGCCAAGTCACTCGTGTGCGACATCAGCGATCCGGAACAGACCGCTACAGCGCTGGCAGGACAGGAATGGGACTGCGTGGTAAACTGGATCGGCTTCCTCCCGTCTGAAGTCGAGCGCGACATTGCCCTCTTCAAAGGCAAAACCAAACAGTACATTTACATCAGCTCGGCCTCGGCCTATCAGAAGCCGCCGAAAACACCGTTCATCACCGAAGAGACCCCGCTCGAAAACCCCTTCTGGGATTACTCGCGCAACAAAGCCGCCTGTGAAAAGCTGCTGACAGATGAAGCAGACTTCCCGGTCACCATCGTCCGTCCGTCGCTGACTTACGATACCGTCATTCCCGTCGCACTCGGCAGCTGGACCGACTACACCATCATTGACCGCATGAAACAGGGCAAACCGGTCATTGTGCACGGAGACGGCACCTCGCTGTGGACCATCACCCACTCCAAAGATTTCGCCAAAGGATTTGTCGGATTGATCGGCAACGAAGCCGCCATCGGCGAAGCGTTCCATATCACTTCCGACGAACTGCTGACCTGGGACCAGATCTATCAGGCGGTCGCTGCGGCTGCCGGGGTAGAAGCCAACATCGTGCATGTCGCGTCCGACTTCATCGCCACCGTCGCCGTATCGCAAGGCCATGACTGGCTCGTTGGAAACTTCCTCGGCGATAAGTCGGTCAGTGCGATTTTTGATAACTCCAAAATCAAAAAGTTTGTGCCGGAGTTCGAGGCGACCATCCCGTTCGCTGAAGGCATCAAAGAAACCGTCAAATGGTTTGAAGCCGAGCCGGAGCGCATGGTGATCTCCGATTTCAACAACGGACTGATTGACTCTATTCTGGCGGCCTATCAGGTCGGCCTCGACGCAATTAAGTAA
- the deoC gene encoding deoxyribose-phosphate aldolase has translation MIDHSLLHPTMTDTILKKECELALKYDCATVCIKPHAVPMAAEILNGSDVKVCAVAGFPHGNSHTEIIIAEAVRACKEGALEIDIVSNTGKVLGGDWDYVSAELKAVNDAVTAEGAILKVIFENDFLTCDDQIIRLCEICSEHNIAFVKTSTGYGFVKQDNGFYNYKGATEPHLKLMREHSKPSVQVKAAGGVRTLPDLVRVRQMGVTRIGATATAAILDEAAKRIAEGEDLADLGGNPLGGGGY, from the coding sequence ATGATTGATCACTCCCTGCTGCATCCGACCATGACCGACACCATTCTCAAGAAAGAATGCGAGCTGGCGCTGAAATACGACTGCGCTACCGTCTGCATCAAACCCCATGCGGTTCCGATGGCCGCCGAAATCCTCAACGGTAGCGATGTGAAAGTCTGCGCTGTCGCCGGCTTCCCGCACGGCAACAGCCACACCGAAATCATCATCGCCGAAGCCGTGCGTGCCTGCAAAGAAGGCGCACTGGAAATCGATATCGTCAGCAACACCGGCAAGGTGCTGGGCGGCGACTGGGATTATGTCAGCGCCGAACTCAAAGCCGTTAACGATGCCGTCACCGCCGAGGGAGCGATCTTGAAGGTTATCTTCGAAAATGACTTCCTGACCTGTGACGACCAGATTATCCGCTTATGCGAAATCTGCAGTGAGCACAACATCGCCTTCGTCAAAACCTCCACCGGTTACGGATTCGTTAAGCAGGACAACGGGTTCTACAACTACAAAGGCGCAACCGAACCGCACCTGAAACTGATGCGCGAACACTCCAAGCCCTCCGTGCAGGTCAAAGCGGCCGGCGGGGTGCGCACCCTGCCCGACCTCGTCCGCGTTCGCCAAATGGGCGTCACCCGTATCGGCGCAACCGCCACGGCAGCCATCCTCGACGAAGCGGCTAAGCGCATCGCAGAAGGCGAAGATCTCGCCGATCTCGGTGGCAACCCGCTCGGTGGGGGCGGATACTAA
- a CDS encoding transposase yields MATRLKNLDRDTPMLLPPDLRDWIPENHIVHFLIDAVDRLPAEYFSTNCRGTGDEQYPPRMMLTLLIYCYATGRFSSRVIEDATHSDVVVRYICGGSLHPDHDTLCTFRRKNRELFEKAFVEVLLMAQETPPGSRRSARHQDQGQRQQTCGRQL; encoded by the coding sequence ATGGCCACGCGACTCAAAAATCTCGACCGGGACACCCCGATGCTTTTGCCGCCGGATCTGCGCGACTGGATTCCAGAAAATCACATTGTTCATTTTCTGATCGATGCGGTCGATCGACTCCCTGCCGAATACTTTAGCACCAACTGCCGAGGAACGGGCGATGAGCAGTATCCGCCACGAATGATGCTCACGCTGCTGATCTACTGCTATGCGACCGGGCGGTTCTCATCACGCGTCATCGAGGATGCCACCCATTCGGATGTGGTGGTGCGCTACATCTGCGGAGGCAGCCTGCATCCCGACCATGACACCCTTTGCACCTTCCGGCGCAAGAACCGGGAACTCTTCGAGAAGGCCTTCGTGGAGGTCTTGCTTATGGCGCAGGAAACCCCGCCGGGCTCAAGAAGGTCGGCGCGGCACCAAGATCAAGGCCAACGCCAGCAAACATGCGGCCGTCAGCTATAA
- a CDS encoding Gfo/Idh/MocA family protein, with protein MSKTYKMAILGCGDFLRWQSGDIKDAENIEVKYLFDPRKEQAEKYAAELGGQAVDSDAICFDDPEIDIVALFVPPWIRRGLVERACAAGKHIFTTKPLGATAEECEAMVAAVEKAGVLCGLGYNRTANPLIETYKNIFADPEIGRLALYKQDWLHHYPQWNDWALDPEKNGGPFMDAMIHNQNIARYLMGRPMKAATYFSDKHAHPDLKCGDTEFMKLDFEDNGSAHLFITWAADLQVFSTEGNDREHIDICYSVSEKGWRLTHAWADGGQVITASREGEKREWKVEPLPQNAYQQFAAALDSGADSLPADIPSIQEALEDIKLVRLVEKQPGSRVAIDF; from the coding sequence ATGAGCAAAACATACAAAATGGCAATTCTCGGTTGCGGCGATTTCCTGCGCTGGCAGTCCGGCGACATCAAGGACGCCGAAAACATTGAAGTAAAATATCTGTTCGACCCGCGCAAAGAACAGGCGGAAAAATATGCTGCCGAGCTGGGCGGTCAGGCTGTCGACAGCGACGCAATCTGTTTCGATGATCCGGAAATCGATATCGTCGCGCTCTTCGTTCCGCCGTGGATCCGTCGCGGCCTGGTCGAGCGCGCCTGCGCCGCCGGCAAACACATCTTCACCACCAAACCGCTCGGCGCGACGGCAGAAGAATGTGAAGCCATGGTGGCCGCCGTCGAAAAGGCTGGTGTATTGTGCGGCCTCGGCTACAACCGCACCGCCAATCCGCTGATCGAAACCTACAAAAATATTTTTGCCGATCCGGAAATTGGCCGGCTCGCGCTCTACAAACAGGACTGGCTCCACCACTACCCACAGTGGAATGACTGGGCACTCGATCCGGAAAAGAACGGCGGACCGTTCATGGATGCGATGATTCATAATCAGAACATTGCGCGCTACCTGATGGGCCGCCCGATGAAGGCCGCCACCTACTTCTCAGACAAACACGCGCATCCGGATCTGAAATGCGGTGACACCGAGTTCATGAAACTCGACTTCGAAGACAACGGTTCTGCGCATCTGTTTATCACCTGGGCGGCCGACCTGCAGGTGTTCAGCACGGAAGGAAACGACCGCGAGCACATCGACATCTGCTACTCGGTTTCTGAAAAAGGCTGGCGTCTGACGCACGCGTGGGCCGACGGAGGACAGGTGATCACGGCATCGCGCGAAGGAGAAAAGCGCGAGTGGAAAGTGGAGCCGCTGCCGCAGAATGCGTACCAGCAGTTCGCCGCAGCGCTCGACAGCGGCGCGGACAGCCTGCCGGCCGACATCCCCTCCATTCAGGAGGCTCTCGAAGATATTAAACTGGTGCGCCTGGTTGAAAAACAGCCGGGCTCGCGCGTTGCGATCGATTTCTAA
- a CDS encoding AraC family transcriptional regulator encodes MKSVFWQTKPYENVFRINRQPELVFRWHHHTYWEIFGVVTGEGQVLIGDCQQHVQAGEVYVVAPGVPHSFFALTNPEQEQKAGDFLIFVIDLDAMGPLAGEARLQRWEKAAKGGLCYRGEAAREALDLLAFAEQKEGLPQTIAALQVVEHLMTTRHGGALSGFALTENVSQRDTERIERVLEDLHHRFAEPVSLPELAAAHGMSEKTLARIFKKSTGQTVVEYLNRLRISTACQRLTATDQLVTQIAYDCGFGSLSSFNRMFRRYQNTTPSACRKSAP; translated from the coding sequence ATGAAATCGGTTTTTTGGCAGACAAAACCTTATGAAAATGTTTTTCGGATCAACCGGCAGCCCGAGCTGGTTTTCCGTTGGCATCATCATACCTACTGGGAGATCTTCGGTGTGGTGACTGGGGAGGGGCAGGTGCTCATTGGCGACTGTCAGCAGCACGTGCAGGCCGGCGAAGTCTACGTGGTTGCCCCGGGCGTCCCGCATTCGTTTTTTGCACTCACCAACCCGGAACAGGAGCAGAAAGCCGGCGACTTCCTGATTTTTGTGATCGATCTGGATGCAATGGGCCCCCTTGCCGGCGAAGCCCGGCTTCAGCGCTGGGAGAAAGCCGCCAAAGGCGGGCTTTGTTATCGCGGAGAGGCGGCGCGCGAAGCGCTGGATTTGCTGGCCTTCGCCGAACAGAAAGAAGGCCTGCCGCAGACCATCGCCGCCCTGCAGGTCGTTGAACACTTAATGACCACCCGCCACGGCGGCGCACTGAGCGGCTTCGCGCTCACCGAAAATGTTTCGCAACGCGACACCGAACGCATTGAGCGCGTGCTCGAAGATCTGCATCACCGCTTTGCCGAACCCGTCAGTCTGCCGGAGCTCGCCGCCGCCCACGGCATGAGCGAAAAAACGCTCGCGCGAATTTTCAAAAAATCAACCGGACAGACCGTTGTTGAATACCTCAACCGCCTGCGAATCTCCACCGCCTGCCAGCGGTTGACCGCCACCGATCAGCTCGTTACCCAGATCGCCTACGACTGCGGCTTCGGATCGCTCTCCAGCTTCAACCGCATGTTCAGACGCTACCAGAACACGACCCCCTCCGCCTGCCGCAAGTCCGCTCCTTGA